Proteins from a genomic interval of Chroococcidiopsis thermalis PCC 7203:
- a CDS encoding IS701 family transposase: METLLAHAQGLVYTLLDLMPSHYQRDSLQALLGLFLQAQGHPLPQQCKTKSASALSRFLNVYPWSTRRLIRSTRSFVLQQILSQPRIGRRPILQVIIDLTTLEKRGKFKLLDGLVRVFHSKRGLHLVVMYLVVGQWRVPWNFRVYRGKNHSSPAQLGLRLVQSLPSLLSQHFQLMILVDTAFGSAEFLHGIRKLKYHAIAGVRCDRKLQDGRNVKQLCRRGQQVRLVKLKFPVSLSWYYLKRDDGRLEKRFVLSTKPLKASTINYWGKKRWQIEGWFKTAKHRFGLDQFGQGTLLGVYRWLVLSLLAYLLAHWAYLSTASTDSPDWGKAAQLALEALLPQLVVLLLLLESKRLTPLARSLGFDIQITCCKI; the protein is encoded by the coding sequence ATGGAAACCCTTCTTGCCCACGCCCAAGGGCTAGTCTACACCCTACTTGATTTGATGCCGAGCCACTATCAACGAGATAGCCTACAAGCCTTGCTGGGATTATTTTTACAAGCTCAAGGACATCCTCTGCCCCAACAATGCAAAACTAAATCAGCCAGTGCCTTAAGTCGGTTTCTCAACGTCTACCCCTGGTCAACTCGTCGGCTGATTCGTAGTACCCGCTCCTTTGTCCTGCAGCAAATTCTGTCACAGCCACGAATTGGACGTAGACCCATCTTACAAGTCATCATCGACTTAACCACCCTAGAAAAACGCGGCAAGTTCAAGCTGTTGGATGGATTAGTGCGAGTCTTCCATAGCAAACGTGGGCTACACCTAGTCGTGATGTATCTAGTAGTGGGTCAATGGCGCGTGCCGTGGAATTTTCGAGTTTACCGAGGGAAAAATCATTCCTCACCAGCACAGTTGGGGCTACGACTTGTACAAAGCTTACCTTCATTGCTGAGTCAACACTTTCAGCTCATGATTTTAGTAGATACAGCCTTTGGTAGTGCCGAATTTTTACATGGTATACGTAAATTAAAATATCACGCCATTGCCGGAGTACGCTGTGACCGCAAGCTACAAGATGGGCGCAATGTTAAGCAACTATGCAGGCGGGGACAACAAGTGCGACTGGTAAAATTAAAGTTTCCAGTTTCACTGTCTTGGTACTATCTCAAGCGTGACGACGGTAGGCTGGAAAAGCGCTTTGTCCTCTCTACCAAACCACTTAAAGCTAGTACTATCAATTACTGGGGCAAAAAGCGTTGGCAGATTGAGGGATGGTTCAAAACTGCTAAACATCGGTTTGGATTAGACCAATTTGGTCAGGGCACATTGCTAGGTGTCTACCGTTGGCTGGTATTGTCACTTTTAGCTTATTTGTTAGCACATTGGGCTTATTTGTCTACTGCATCTACCGACTCACCTGATTGGGGTAAGGCGGCTCAACTGGCACTTGAAGCATTACTGCCTCAACTAGTGGTGTTGCTCCTGCTGCTGGAGAGCAAACGCCTCACACCCCTAGCACGCTCCCTTGGTTTTGACATTCAAATCACTTGCTGCAAGATC